The DNA segment CAACTCGATCGACTTCCCGACCGTCAACGCGATGGCCTGCCCCGCTTGCGGAGTCTTCGTGACGAAGCTCGCGCCGGCGGGCAACGATTTGATCTACTCGACGTACGTCGGAGGCTTCAGCAGCAACCAGCGCGCGACCGCCATCGCGGTCGACGGGCTCGGGAGCGCGTACATCACCGGCTTCACGACCTCGACGAGCTTCATGACGGTGAACCCCATCCAGGCGGCGAAGGCCGCGGGCCTGGACAGCTTCGTGAGCAAGCTCTCCCCCACGGGCAGCTCGCTCGTATTCTCCACCTACCTGGGCGGGGCCCTGGACGACCTCGGCTACGGCATCGCCGTAGACGGCGCCGGAAACACCATCGTCACCGGGTGGACCCAGTCCACCGACTTCCCGATGGCGAACGCGTTCCAAGTCACGTCGCGAGGCGGGAGCGCGGAGGCGTTCGTGTCGAAGCTCCGCCCTGACGGGACCGCCTTCGTCTATTCCACTTACCTCGGCAGCACCGCCGAGGATCGCGCCTACGGGGTCGCCACCGACGCGGCCGGGAACGCGTACGTGACAGGGATGACGTCGGGACCGACCTTCCCGACGATGAACGCGGTCCAGCCCACCCTCGGTGGCGCGACCGACGCCTTCGTGACCAAGCTGAACCCCGCTGGCAGCGCGCTCATCTACTCGACCTTCCTCGGCGGGCCCCTCGCCGACGTCGGCGCGGCGATCGCCGTCGACCGCGGCGGCCGGGCCTATGTCGGCGGGCTCGCGAAGTCGGGCCTCCCGGTGCTGAACGCGATTCAGCCCACGTTCGCCGGCGGAAACAACGACGCCTTCGCGGCGAGGCTGACCGTCGATGGCCGCGCGCTCGCCTACGTGACCTACCTCGGCGGGGGCGGCACCTCCACCTCGGACGCGGTCAACGGCATCGCCGCCGACGACCACGGGACGGCCTACCTCACCGGAGACACGAGCTCGACGACGTTCCGCACCTCGGCGCCGGCGCAGGCAGCGCTCGGCGGGGGGCAGGACGGCTTCGTCGCGGCCATCAGGACGACCTTCCTGACGCCCGAGACGGCGACGGTCGCGCCGCTCGACACGCAGACGTTCGTCGCGACCGGCGGCGACGGCGCGGGCTTCGTGTTCGCCTTCGAGACGAACGCGTCGGGCGGCACCCTCGACCCCGCGACCGGCGTGTACGTGGCGGGTCCGGTGGGCGGAGTCACCGACGTCATCACGATGACCGACTCGGAGGGCCTCAGCGCGAGCGCTCGGATCACCGTGACCTCACCCGTCACCGATGCGGGCGCCGACGGCGCCCCCGATGCCTCGCTCGACGCCAGCGGAGACGGCGCTGCGAGCCCCGACGCGAGCACGGCGGACGCTGGAGACGGGGGCCCGAGCGACGCGAGCGCGGTCCCCGACGCGAAGGCCGATGCGGCGCCCCCGGACGCAAGCCCGGCCCCCCTGGACGCCGCGATGCCCGCAGCGGACTCTGCAACGGACTCGGGCGCCGGAGGCTCGGCGGAGACCTCGACCGGAGCGGGCTGCAGCTGCGGTACTACGCCCGCGGCGCCCGTGGGCCCTAGGGCAGGAAGCCTGATCGTCCTCGCGGGAGCGCTGCTCCTGCGTCGTCGGCGCTTGGCTCGCTGAGCCGCTGCCCGCTCCCTTCGACGAAGCCCAAGTCTTGTCGGTGGGGGAGTAGTTGGCCGGCGGCGAAACGCAGCCCCGCATGATTCGAGACCCAACGGCGGGGCTACGGTCACCCCCGCCGCCGCTGCACGAACCCGAGCGCCGCCACGAACGGCGCCGCCACGAGCCCATACCGCCCACCGCCGAAGAACACCGCGTGGAGCGCCGCGGTAGACCCCACCACCGCCAGCGCCGCGGGTACGACGCCCGGCCCGCGTAGCAGCCCCCGCACACCGAGCAGCGCCCCCATCGCCACGAGGCCCAGATACGCGGGCCACGCGTGGACCGAGGCCGCGGACACGAGGCTCGCGGCGCCCACGCCAAAGCGCGCCACGCGCCGCCTCCCGCGCAGCCTCGCCATCGCCACGAGCGCCCCGATCAGCAGCACGCGAGACGCCACGGTCTCGAGCGCCCCCAAGGCCACCTTCGCGTCGTACGGGAACGCCTCCGGGTTCGCCTGGTGCAGGTACCAGGGCGCGCCCCCAAAGTAGTCGAACGTCACCGCGAGCTTCTGCGGCATCTTCGCGACCCAGAGCCTCGGGTCGGCGAGGATCTGTCTGCGGGCCGCGCGCCCGAAGCACGCGTCCTTCCCCGCCTCGTCCCAGACCGCGCGGCATTCGTCAGGCACCTTTACTTCTTCCCAGGCGCCCCCGCGGGTCTGCGCGCCGATCAGGAGGTTCCACCCGCCGTTCACGCTCACGAGCGCGCAGCTCTCCATGCGCACGCAGTTGCGGACCGTCCAGGGCGCGCAGACGGCGAGCGCCAGCGCGGTCATCCCCGCCGCCACGCCAAGCCGAGGCCCCCAGGTTCGCGCGCGCGCGAAGACGATCCCGAACGCGGGCGCGAGCACGATGCACTGCGGACGCGCCAGCGTCGCGGCGCCCAGCAAGAGCCCCGCGACCGCGAGGCCAAGGAGCGACCGCCGCCGCGAGGCGAGCCCGACGGCGCAGGCCGCCGCGACGAGGGTCGTGGTCACTCCCTCGGTCATCAGCGCCGGTGTGTACGGCACCAGCGCGGGGTGGAGCGCCACGACCAACGCGCCCCCAAGCGCCAGCCCCCGCGAGGCCGCGCGCGAGAGCGCCACGAAGAGCGAGACCGCGAGGAGCGCGCCGAGGACCGCGTTCACCGCCATCGCCACGCCCGCGTGTGCACCGAAGAGTCGGTACGGGAGCGCGAGGAGCGCGGGGTAGCCCACCGGGTAGTGCGACGCGTAGGTGACAGCGCCGTCGGGCCAGGCCCACGTGTAGCCGGCCCCACGCGAGAGCCGCTCAGCGAACGTGTGGTAGTACGTGCCGTCCGCCGCGGCGGGGATACGTGGCGCCGCCCACGCCACGACGAGGCCGCGCGCCACGAGCGCCACGAGCGCGAGAAGCCCCGCGAGCGCGGCGCGTCCGAGCCTCGGCCTACGGTCCACGGAGGCCGAGCTTCTCGAGCGCGACGGCGACCTCGCACGCGGGGAGCCCCACCACGTTCGAATACGAGCCCTCGATGCGCGAGACGAGCGCGCCCCCGAGCCCCTGCGCCGCGTAGCCGCCGGCCTTGTCCTTCCCCTCCCCGCTCGCCGCGTACGCGCGGATCTGCGCGGCGTCGAGGGGGCGGAAGGTCACGCGCGTGACGACCGTCTCGGCGTGCTCCACCTCTGCGAAGGGCCCGTCGAGCCGCGCGAGACAGAAGCGAGTGTGCACCTCGTGCGTGCGGCCGGCGAGGCGCGCGATCATCGCCTCGGCCTCCTCCAATGTCTCGGGCTTCCCCAGGATTTCGCCATCAACGATGACCGACGTGTCGGCCACGAGCACCGCGCGCGCGATCGCCCGGAGCGCGTCCGGGAGGGTGCGGACCACGTCGGAGAGCTTCGCCTCGGCCACGCGGGCGAGGTACACATCGGCCTCCTCCGAGGGCAACACGTCCTCGTTCGCGTCCCCCTTGTGGACGACGTGGGGCACCGCGATGGACGTCAGGATCTCGCGACGACGAGGAGAGCCGCTGCCGAGCACGAGGGGGTGGGCGTCGGAGAGGACTCCACGCGAGTCGCCCGCGATCGGACCGTGAGTGCCAGGGCTCATGGGCCCCGTATGCTGCCGGCGAGCGCGTCGTGTCAACGGCGTCCGCGCGATGGCGAGGAGAAGCGCCGATGAAGGACGACGAGCGGGACGACGAGCGGGGACGAGGAACGAGGAGCGGGGAAGACGAACAGCGAGGATCGCGGGACACGCTCCCTGTTCCTCGGCGCGAACGCCCGCTCCCCTGAACGTGGGCGCAAACCGCCTCCTCCCCGCGGGATCACGAAGAAAAAGGGGACGCCCTCCGACGACAAGGGTGCCGCGCCACGCCTAGCCTTGGTAAGGTGCCGGCCATGAAGTCAGGCACGGACGCCCGCGGAAGCGCAGCTCCGCCACCACGCACGTCACGCCGGCTCGCGCTGGGCTGCCTCGCGCTCGCGGTGGCGGTCGCCGCGCCTCGCGTGGCGCGCGCGGAGAGCCCTTGCGGCGGGGACCCGGCCGTGTGTCTCAACAGCGACACCTTCTGGCCCTCTCCCGGGCCCTCGCGTTTCGCGGGTGTCTCGGGCACGCAGACCACCACGCCCGGCGAGCTCTCGCTCGGCCTCGTCACGAGCTACCAATCCCGCCCGATCGCCCTGCGGACCGCTTCTCCAGGCCCGTCGGGCGCGAGCGCCGAGACGTTCGCGATCGACGATCAGGTCACCACGAACTTCCTCTGGCAATACGGCATCACGTCGCGGCTCGGCTTCGACGCGGCCCTCCCGATCACCCTGGGCCAGAGCGGCGCGGGGCTCTCGGCGCTCACCGGAGGCGAGGGCGTGAAGGCCACGTCGATCCGCGATCTCCGCTTCGGCGTGGCCCTCGCGCTCATTCCACGCGCGCGGGTCGACGTGCAGACCAGCCAGAAGGCGCGCGGCGCGGGGCACAGCTACGCGCTCACGCTGCGGGTCGGCGCGACGGCGCCCATCGGCGACAAGGCCGACCTCGCGGGCGAGCGGACCACGGTGTTCACCCCTGCCCTCGCAGGCG comes from the Myxococcales bacterium genome and includes:
- a CDS encoding SBBP repeat-containing protein: MRLRPFSLAVLLSVLGLSERPPTGPSRSAPLTASALAAPRVKLWPLAFEPNVGQVDEPVRFVARRRGTALFLSDEGATLSLRAPHQGDRDDASAPVEPDVVLTLRVAGGRRVSPTASHRLTARASYFVGADPSKWRRDVPTFGEVRYPAVIDGVDLVYHGEEGQLEYDFVVAPGADPGAIALEVGGAQGLSLTPAGELCVLTARGRFVQPRPRVFQRDPSGAEREVVAGYRLVGDRAVGFEVAAYDRASELVIDPVLAYSSYLGGTFGDASRSIAADSDGNTYVAGWTQSAAFPTLAPYQAARRGLEDAFVAKLDPTGALVYSTYLGGASIDGAYGVAVDAAGSAYVTGGTNSIDFPTVNAMACPACGVFVTKLAPAGNDLIYSTYVGGFSSNQRATAIAVDGLGSAYITGFTTSTSFMTVNPIQAAKAAGLDSFVSKLSPTGSSLVFSTYLGGALDDLGYGIAVDGAGNTIVTGWTQSTDFPMANAFQVTSRGGSAEAFVSKLRPDGTAFVYSTYLGSTAEDRAYGVATDAAGNAYVTGMTSGPTFPTMNAVQPTLGGATDAFVTKLNPAGSALIYSTFLGGPLADVGAAIAVDRGGRAYVGGLAKSGLPVLNAIQPTFAGGNNDAFAARLTVDGRALAYVTYLGGGGTSTSDAVNGIAADDHGTAYLTGDTSSTTFRTSAPAQAALGGGQDGFVAAIRTTFLTPETATVAPLDTQTFVATGGDGAGFVFAFETNASGGTLDPATGVYVAGPVGGVTDVITMTDSEGLSASARITVTSPVTDAGADGAPDASLDASGDGAASPDASTADAGDGGPSDASAVPDAKADAAPPDASPAPLDAAMPAADSATDSGAGGSAETSTGAGCSCGTTPAAPVGPRAGSLIVLAGALLLRRRRLAR
- the maf gene encoding septum formation protein Maf; its protein translation is MSPGTHGPIAGDSRGVLSDAHPLVLGSGSPRRREILTSIAVPHVVHKGDANEDVLPSEEADVYLARVAEAKLSDVVRTLPDALRAIARAVLVADTSVIVDGEILGKPETLEEAEAMIARLAGRTHEVHTRFCLARLDGPFAEVEHAETVVTRVTFRPLDAAQIRAYAASGEGKDKAGGYAAQGLGGALVSRIEGSYSNVVGLPACEVAVALEKLGLRGP
- a CDS encoding glycosyltransferase family 39 protein; translation: MDRRPRLGRAALAGLLALVALVARGLVVAWAAPRIPAAADGTYYHTFAERLSRGAGYTWAWPDGAVTYASHYPVGYPALLALPYRLFGAHAGVAMAVNAVLGALLAVSLFVALSRAASRGLALGGALVVALHPALVPYTPALMTEGVTTTLVAAACAVGLASRRRSLLGLAVAGLLLGAATLARPQCIVLAPAFGIVFARARTWGPRLGVAAGMTALALAVCAPWTVRNCVRMESCALVSVNGGWNLLIGAQTRGGAWEEVKVPDECRAVWDEAGKDACFGRAARRQILADPRLWVAKMPQKLAVTFDYFGGAPWYLHQANPEAFPYDAKVALGALETVASRVLLIGALVAMARLRGRRRVARFGVGAASLVSAASVHAWPAYLGLVAMGALLGVRGLLRGPGVVPAALAVVGSTAALHAVFFGGGRYGLVAAPFVAALGFVQRRRG